Proteins encoded within one genomic window of Acidimicrobiia bacterium:
- a CDS encoding ParB/RepB/Spo0J family partition protein, with translation MPARRSGLGRGLEALIPQRDSVDQGYAVLAIDHIEPNPNQPRVAFDDAALGELTASIVEVGLLQPVVVRPVDENRYELIAGERRWRAARRAGLVEIPAVVRATDDQGTLTEALIENVQREDLGPLEEAAAYRQLLEDFQLTHEEIGKRVGKSRTSVTNAMRLLQLPASIQGMLERRELSAGAARALLGVDDLAFAEHIAKRAAEDGWSVRQVEDAVRVRAGQADEQPQQKVKQVRPVAIIELEHRLSEHLGTPVNIQYRGDKGKVVIKFSSLDELERIYRDFYS, from the coding sequence ATGCCTGCACGCCGGAGCGGACTCGGTAGGGGACTCGAAGCCCTCATCCCACAACGAGATTCGGTTGATCAGGGATACGCGGTTCTTGCGATCGACCACATCGAACCCAATCCCAACCAGCCGCGGGTAGCATTTGACGACGCTGCTTTAGGCGAGTTAACGGCCTCTATTGTGGAGGTCGGGCTCCTTCAGCCAGTAGTGGTCAGGCCTGTGGACGAAAACCGATACGAGCTGATCGCCGGGGAACGCAGATGGAGGGCGGCCCGTCGTGCCGGCCTGGTCGAGATACCGGCAGTTGTCAGGGCAACCGACGATCAAGGCACGCTGACGGAGGCCCTGATCGAGAACGTGCAAAGAGAAGACCTCGGTCCTCTAGAAGAAGCAGCCGCTTACCGACAACTCCTCGAGGACTTCCAACTCACCCACGAAGAGATCGGAAAGCGCGTCGGTAAGAGCCGAACCTCGGTGACCAACGCCATGCGACTCCTGCAGTTGCCGGCCTCAATCCAGGGGATGCTCGAACGTCGGGAGCTGTCCGCCGGGGCAGCACGCGCCCTCCTGGGCGTCGACGACTTGGCCTTCGCGGAACACATCGCGAAGCGGGCAGCAGAGGACGGATGGTCGGTGAGGCAGGTCGAGGACGCAGTGCGGGTGCGCGCCGGCCAAGCCGACGAGCAACCGCAGCAGAAGGTGAAGCAGGTTCGCCCGGTGGCCATCATCGAACTCGAGCACCGACTCTCCGAGCATCTGGGTACGCCGGTCAACATCCAATACCGGGGCGACAAGGGCAAGGTAGTCATCAAGTTTTCGTCACTTGACGAATTAGAGCGGATCTATCGCGATTTCTACTCTTGA
- a CDS encoding peptidoglycan-binding protein yields MRLYRIGDSGEPIRDIQGRLLSLGFDCSPDPRGEFREGTAGAVRAFQEARGLDPDGIVGSETWRSLYEAGFRLGDRILYHRSPMLRGDDVEELQRRLNALGFDAGKIDGIFGPDTAVAMTDFQNNRGLGVDGIAGPGVIAELRLVGRATRKTGREAVREREWMRNLPRTLVGSKGCFDPSCRDETEAAAAWEAASAAAGIFQVMGGKPSFSRSVDIYTTEPIRARRANRIGADFIVSLRHPQADDPGVYFFATPRSRSEAGALLASEIAGHLDLPTGGRAAPILKHTRSPAVVVAHPRLGKEIAKGIVAGINGFFVEAANQE; encoded by the coding sequence ATGCGGCTGTATCGGATCGGAGATTCCGGCGAGCCGATCCGTGATATCCAGGGTCGGCTCTTGTCTTTGGGCTTCGACTGCTCCCCGGATCCACGCGGTGAGTTCCGGGAGGGAACCGCCGGAGCCGTCCGCGCCTTCCAGGAAGCGCGCGGCCTCGACCCGGACGGGATCGTCGGCTCGGAGACATGGCGATCTCTCTACGAGGCCGGCTTTCGTCTCGGCGACCGCATCCTATATCACCGCAGCCCGATGCTCCGGGGTGACGACGTCGAGGAGCTGCAGAGAAGGTTGAACGCTCTGGGTTTCGACGCCGGGAAGATCGACGGGATATTCGGCCCCGACACGGCGGTTGCCATGACCGACTTCCAGAACAACCGCGGCCTGGGCGTCGATGGAATCGCTGGTCCGGGTGTGATCGCGGAACTTCGACTCGTGGGGAGGGCGACGAGAAAGACGGGACGGGAGGCGGTCCGCGAACGAGAGTGGATGAGAAACCTTCCCCGGACTCTCGTTGGGAGCAAAGGATGCTTTGATCCGTCCTGCAGGGACGAAACGGAGGCAGCGGCCGCCTGGGAAGCCGCCTCTGCTGCTGCCGGAATCTTCCAGGTCATGGGCGGGAAGCCGTCCTTCTCGCGCAGCGTCGACATTTACACGACAGAACCGATCCGGGCCCGTCGAGCCAACCGCATAGGCGCAGACTTCATTGTCTCGCTACGGCACCCTCAAGCGGACGATCCGGGCGTCTACTTCTTCGCCACGCCGCGCAGCAGGAGCGAGGCGGGAGCCCTTCTCGCATCCGAGATCGCCGGCCATCTCGATCTCCCGACAGGCGGTCGAGCCGCCCCGATCCTTAAACACACCCGCTCCCCCGCGGTGGTGGTCGCTCACCCCCGGTTGGGAAAGGAGATCGCCAAGGGGATCGTTGCCGGGATCAACGGCTTCTTCGTGGAAGCCGCGAATCAAGAGTAG
- the trxA gene encoding thioredoxin, translating into MTNSITVNDATFKDAISGDKAVIVDFWAEWCGPCKMVEPILDEIAGEYSEKLVLAKLNIDENPQTAADYGVMSIPTMIVFKDGLKAKTIVGARPKHQMLKELAEFIA; encoded by the coding sequence ATGACAAACAGCATCACCGTCAACGACGCCACATTCAAAGACGCTATCTCCGGTGACAAGGCCGTCATCGTCGACTTCTGGGCCGAATGGTGCGGTCCGTGCAAGATGGTCGAGCCCATTCTCGACGAAATCGCCGGGGAGTATTCCGAGAAGCTGGTTCTCGCCAAGCTCAACATCGACGAGAACCCCCAGACCGCGGCCGACTACGGGGTGATGAGCATCCCCACCATGATCGTGTTCAAGGACGGCCTGAAGGCGAAGACCATCGTCGGCGCACGCCCCAAGCATCAGATGCTCAAGGAGTTGGCCGAGTTCATCGCCTAG